The genomic stretch GAATCGTCAACGATCAGAAGGTTTGCACTCACGCGGTGTCTCCGGGGGCGGAATCGACACCCAGGCTGGCCGCGAGCGCGAGCTGGCGCGCTGCTTCCACCAGGGTGGGAGAGGGAAGGGTAATCGTAGTCACGCGGCCGCGCGCGGCGCGGTCCCGCATGAAGGCGTGCAGCAGCTGCAACCCGGCGGTATGCACGCGACGCACGTCGGCGCCGGACAGCTCCAGCACTTCGTCGTCGAAGTGCGGCTGCAGCGCCGCTTGCAGATCGGCGACCTGTTCGATGCCGAGGTCGGCTTGCAGGGACAATGGCATTGGGCGTCTCGTGAGGGGTTCGATCCCAGACCGTTTAACGGCGCGCCAGCCCGCAACTTGAGGGTATGGGCGCGAACTGCAGGTCAGCGCACAGTTTGCACTGTCCCGCCTCAGTCGAACACCACGCGTGCGTCCAGCAGGACCGTGGGTGGCGCACCGGGGGTGCGAGCGATGCCCATGCCGATGCGGTCGCGCAGGCCCGGCGTGGGCGGCTCGATCTGCGGGGTGTCGAGGGTGACCACATCGGTGACAGCGGTCACCAGCAGGCCCACCAGCTCGTCCTGGTATTCCAGCACCACGATGCGGGCGCGTTCGTCGGGCTCCACCGGCATGCGGCGCAGCCAGCGGCCCAGGTCGTGGACCGGCACCACCCGGCCACGCAGGTTCATGACCCCCAGCAGCGAGGGCACCGCGCCGCGGACGGCGATCACCGGCGCCAGCCGCACCACTTCCTGCACCCGCAGCAGTTCCACCGCATAGCGGTCGTCGCCAACCGCCACCCGCAGCCAGCGCTGGCCGGCCGGCGCTGCCTGGATCAGCCGGTCATCATCGAGCTCGGCCAGCGGCGGCAGCATGGCGGCAGGTGCCGGTGCACGCGCGGCCGGCATCGCCTGCTGCGCGGGCTGCCATGCGGGCTCGGGCGCGGCGGCGGCTGGAGCGGCGTCGGCAGGCGCCAGGGCGCCGTCGAATACTTGCGCGTCGTCTTGCCAGGCTTCGGTTTCGGGCTCGCGAAGGTCGTCAGTTTCCTTCCCGGGCTCGGCCTCGCTCTCGAGTTCGGGAGCGACATCGATGCCGGCTGCGGTCTCGACCTCGACCTCTGCCTCGACTTCAGCCAGGCGGGTGCTGTCGGCTTCTCCTGCGGCCTCTGCTTCCATTTGCCTGACTTCTTCCAGCGTCGGCTCGGCCGGTGCGGCAGGTGCGACGGAGGGAGGCTCTACCGGGGAGGCAGGCGCGGCCGGTGGCGGCACCAGCGGTATCGCCAGCAGCGCATCGACATAGGCATCGACCATCGCGCCGTCGTCGGGCTTGGTGATCAGGGTGGTTCCCGATGCGCTCATGCGGCCTCCTGTCCGGCGGGGGCAGTGTCCAGCAGCCACTGCATGGCGTGTTCGTAGGCGATCAGGCCACGCCCGTACATATGCTCGCGGCTGCCCAGCGCATCGGCATCGCGCAGGCGCGTGTCGACCGGGATGGGATGCGGGCATGCGCTGGCGTCCGGATGCGACTGCAGCTGTTCCAGCGTCTGTTGCCCGGTGCGCGTGCGCTTGTCGAACAGGGTGGGCAGGATCTGTCGGAGCAGCGGGCGCGCCCGCGAACGCTCCACCATCGCCGCGGTATGCAGCATGCCGGCCAGGCCATGCAGCGCCAGCGGGTCGGTCTGGGTCGGCACGATCAGGCGGTCGCAGGCGGCCAGCGCGTTGACCAGCAGCAGGCCGAGCGTGGGCGGGCAGTCCAGCAGCGCGTAGTCGTGGCCGTCTGCCTCGGCCTGCAGGGCACGTCCCAGCGCCAGGCCCAGACCGGGCTGGGTGGCGCTGCGGCGTTCCAGCGTAGCCATGGCCGGCTGCGCGGCCACCAGGTCGATGCCGGGATAGCCGCTGGACCGGGCGACGTCGGAAATATTCTTGTCGTTGAACAGGTCGTAGGTGCCCGCCGGTGGCGGCTCGGTCGGTACGCCGAACGCGCGGGTCAGCGAGCCGTGCGGATCCAAGTCGACCAGCAGCACGCGATTGCCGGCATCGGCCAGGCTGCGCCCCAGGCACAGCGTGCTGGTTGTCTTGCCTACGCCGCCTTTCTGGTTGGCGATCGCCCACACGCGCATCACTGCTTGCTCCCGGTTGCGGCCGCGGCGCCGGCCGGCTGGGCCGTGCCGCGCATGTCCAAGCCTTCCATCACGCTGTCGACCCCGCGCGAACCGGCAAGGATCACCAGTTCCACCCGCCGGTTGGCGCTGCGGCCGGCCACGGTGCCATTGTCGGCAATCGGCTGGTATTCGCCATACCCCATCGACGCCAGCCGCTCCGGGGCAATGCCCGAATCGATCAGCTCGTAGACCACGTTGGTGGCGCGCTCCGCCGACAGGTCCCAGTTGGAGCGGAACTGCGCGGTGCGGATCGGCTGGTTGTCGGTATAGCCCTCCACCCGCACCGCGTTCGGCGCCTTGCGCAGCACGCCGGCAAGCTGGCGGATGGTGCCCAGCGCGGTGGCGCTGGGGATGGCGACGCCGCTGGCGAACAGCAGGTCGCTCTGGATTTCCACCGCCAGAAAGTTCTCGCCGCGGCGGACACGCACCAGCCCGCTGGCCACCAAGCCGGAGAGGGCCTTTTCGATCTCGTCGCCGAGTGCATGCAGCTGGGCCTGGCTGGCCTGCGCGCTGGCAGCGGTGGCTGCCTGGTTCTGTTGTTCGCGCCGGCTGACCGGCATCGGCACTTCGACCCGGCTGGGTTGCGCCGGGCCGCGGCGCGCGCCGGTGTCGATCATCGAAGGGTGGTCGAAGTCGCCGCCGCGCAGCTGCACCTGACCGACCTGGACCGGCTTGATCGAACGCGGCGGGCCGCCGAACGCGGCGGAGAGGGAGTCCGCCACCACCCGGTACTTGCCCTCGTTGAGTGAGGAGATCGCGTACATCACCACGAAGAACGCCAGCAGCAGGGTGAGCAGGTCGGCATACGGGATCGCCCAGGCTTCGTGGTTGAGATGTTCTTCGTGCTGGTGGCGGGGACGGCGGGCCATGGCTGTGGCCCTCAGTGCAGGAAGCCGTTGAGCCGGCTTTCGAGGTTGCGCGGATTCTCGCCCTCGGCGATCGCGATCAGGCCTTCGATCAGCATCTCGCGCTCGACCTGCTGGCGATGGATCACGCCCTTGAGCTTGGAACACATCGGCAGGAACATCAGGTTGGCCGCGCCGATCCCGTAGATGGTGGCGGTGAACGCCGCCGCGATGCCGTGGCCGAGTTTGCTGGGGTCGCTGAGGTTCTTCATCACCGCCATCAGGCCCAGCACCGCGCCGATGATGCCCATGGTCGGCGAATAGATGCCCATGCCCTCGAACACCTTGGCAGCGGCGGTATCGCGGTGGTGCTGCGCCTGCGCTTCGATCTCCAGCATTTGCCGCATGGTTTCCGGTTCGACGCCGTCCACCACCATCTGCAGGCCCTTGCGCAGGAACGGATCGGGCAGCTGGTCAAGCACCGGCTCCAGCGCCAGTAGCCCCTGCTTGCGGGAGATCGTGCTCCATTCCACCATCCGCGCGATCAGGCCCGCATGGTCCTGCGGCGGCGGGAAAAACACCCAGCGCACGATCCCCAGCGCGCGCCGGAAGGTGTGCATGGGCGTCTGCAGGAGGATCGCGGCGATGGTGCCGACGATGACGATGATGAAGGCGGCCGGCGACCACAGGCCCGACAGGCCCGCGCCCTTGAGGATGCTGCCGCCTACAAGGGCGACCAGTCCGAGGATCGCGCCGATGACACTGAGGATATCCATATGTTCACGCTAACGGCCGCGCGCGGTGGCGCTTGAGCCGCGCTGCGCGGATTCGAGCAGTGCGTCCACGTCCAGGATCAGCGCCATGCGGCCGTCACCGACCAGGCTGGCACCGGCGTAACCGGGCAGTCCACGCAGGCTGCGCGGCAGCGCCTTGATGACCACTTCCTCGCGGCCGAGCACATGGTCGACCAGCATGCAGAAGCGCTGGTCGCCGGCCTGCAGCACCACCCCGCGGGTCGCCTCGCTGACGCCCTTGCCCACCCCCAGCCATTCGCGCAGCGACAGCACCGGCAGCGGGCGTTCGCGCAGGTCGAGGATCTTCTGCCCGTCCATCCACATCACCTGGCTGTCGTCGTGGGTGACCACTTCGATCACCCGCACCAGCGGCAGCGCATAGACATCGTCGTCTAGCTCCACCAGCAGGGTCGGCAGGATCGCCAGCGTCAGCGGCACGCGGATGACGAAGCGCGAGCCGCGGCCCAGTTCGGACTGGATCTGCACCTGGCCGGACAGCTCGCGGATCTTGGATTGCACCACGTCCATGCCCACCCCGCGCCCGGACAGGTCGGAGACCTCCGTGCGGGTGGAGAAGCCGGGCAGGAACAGCAGCGACAGACACTCGTCCTCGGACAGGCGGCCGGCGGATTCGCTGTCGATCAGGCCCTTGCGGATGGCGCTGCGACGGATCGCCTCGGCGTCGATGCCGCCGCCGTCGTCGCTGACCTCGATGGCGACGTGATCGCCTTCCTGCTGCGCGGCCAGGCGCACCCGCCCGACTTCCGGCTTGCCCACCGCGTGGCGCACCGCCGGCATTTCGATGCCGTGGTCGATGGCGTTGCGGACCAGGTGCACCAGCGGGTCGGCCAGTGCCTCCACCAGATTGCGGTCGAGCTCGGTGTCGCCGCCCTCGACCACCAGTTCGACCTGTTTGTCGAGCTGACGGGCGACGTCGCGGGCAAGTTTGGGGAAACGGGTGAACACCCGGCTGACCGGCTGCATGCGCGCCGACATCACCGCACCCTGCAGGCGCGCCGTGACGGTGTCGAGCGCGGTCACCGCGCGGTCGAGGTTCTCGTTGCGCAGGTCGGGGCGAAGGGTTTTCAGGCGGTTGCGTGCCAGCACCAGTTCGCCGACCAGGTTGACCAGGGCGTCCAGCCGGCGCACGTCGACGCGGACCGTGTGCTCGGTTTCGGCGGGCGCGGGTGCAGGCCTGTCGGCTGCCGGTTTGGCCGCTGCCGGTTTGGCCGCTGCCGGTTTCGGCGCGGGTGGCGCCACCGGCTTCGGTGCGGGCGGCGGGGCGGCGCCGGGAATGGCGCCTTCACCGTGCAGGCTGTCTAGCAGGGCGTCGAAGTCGAGGTCGTCGAGGTTGTCGGGCAGCTCGAACGCCGGCTCCGCGACCGCGGCGACCGGCGCGTCGGCCCCGCGCACCTGGCGCAGCAGGGCCGGGTCGACTTCCTCGAGATCCTCGCCGCGACCCAGCGCATCGAGCATGTCCAGCAGGATGTCGACTGCGCGCTGGGCACCGTCGAAGGCGGCTGCGTCGAGCGCACGGATGCCGCTGCGGGCGGCGTCGATGCGGTCCTCGAAGGCGTGGCACAGCTGCACCATCGGGGGCAGGTCGAGGAAGCCGGCGCCGCCCTTGATGGTGTGGAAACCGCGGAATACGGCGTCGAGGGTGGGGCGGTCGCCGGGATCCTGCTCGAGCGCCACGACCTGTTCGCCGAGGCGATCAAGGATCTCGCGCGCCTCGACGAGGAAGTCCGCGCGGGCGTCGTAGCCGTCCGCCGACATGGTCAGATCCCGAGGTCGGCCAGCAGGTCGTTGGCCTCGTCTTGGGTGGCCGCCGGCGCATCGACGCCGGAAACCGCCGGGCCGTTGCCCCTGCTGTCCTCGCCATGCAGCGCCTGGATGTCGCCCAGGCCGGACTGCAGCGAGCGGATCAGGTGGATCACCCGCTGGATGATCTGGCCGGTGAGGTCCTGGAAGCTCTGCGCCTCGACCATCGACGACAGCCGCGCGCGGATCGCGTCCACGGTGGCCTCGTGCTCGGGGCCGATGGTGCCGAGCAGGGTCCGGCATTCGTCAGCCAGATCGAGGGTGCGCATGCTGGCCTCCTCGGTCATCTTGACCACGTGCTCGAGCCGGCTGCACGCGTCCGGCAGGCCGCCGGATGAGGCCTTGGCCGCGGCGGGGATGCGCACGTCGATCGCGCGCTCCAGGTCGTCCAGCTCGCGGGCAAGCTTGACCAGGCTTTCCACCACCGGCTGCCGGCGCCACTCCAGCAGCGAGTCCAGGTGGTGCTTCCAGGCCGAGGCATCGCCTTGCTCCAGCGCCGCCATGGCGGCGTGCAGGCGTTCGATGATCTGGGCGTCGCCGGCGGGAACGGACGGCGGTCGCAGCGGCAGGCTCATGCGGCTTTCTCCATCCGTTCGAAGATCTTGACCAGCTTGTCTTCCAGGGTCGCGGCGGTGAAGGGCTTGATGATGTAGCCGTTCACGCCGGCCTGCGCGGCTTCGATGATCTGCTCGCGTTTGGCCTCAGCGGTGACCATCAGCACCGGGATCTTGGCCAGCGATTCGTCGGCGCGGATCGCCTTGAGCAGGTCGATGCCGGGCATCCCCGGCATGTTCCAGTCGGTGACGACGAGGTCGAACTTCGCCTTCTGCAGTTCGACCAGCGCGGTGGTGCCGTCGTCGGCTTCCGCCGTGTTGGTGAAACCCAGGTCGTTGAGCAGGTTCTTGACGATGCGGCGCATGGTCGAGAAATCGTCAACGATGAGGATGCGGATGCCCTTGTCCATAGTGGATCCTGTGGATATTCGGTAACGGTAACGGTCGGCGACCGGGAATCTTGATGGTGCCGCATCCACGCCGGGGATGCAGCCCCGGGGCACTCCGCTCAGGCCATTTCGGCGTCGATCTCGCTGCGCCAGTCGGTCAGCCGCGAGCGCAGCCGCAGCATGGCCTGGCCATGGATCTGGCAGACCCGTGATTCGCTGACGTTGAGCACGGCGCCGATCTCGCGCAGGTTCATTTCCTGCTCGTAGTACAGTGACAGCACCAGCTGCTCGCGCTCCGGCAGGTTCTCGATGGCGTCGCCCAGCGCGGACCGGAAAGCGCCCTGCTCGAAGCGGCGGGCGGGGGTGATGTTGTCCTGGTGTTCCAGGCGCGGCTCGCCGTCGTGTTCCTCGGCGTATTCGTCCAGGCTCAGCAGCTGGCCGCGGGCGGCGTCCTGCAGCACGTGGTGATAGTCGTCGACGCTCATGCCCAGCACGCCGGCGATTTCCTGCGAGGTGGCGGCGCGGCCTTCGCGCTGCTCCACGTTGCGAGTGGCGGCGACCACGTCGCGGTAGCGGCGGTGGACCGAGCGCGGGACCCAGTCGCCGGCGCGGATCGCGTCGATCATCGAGCCGCGGATGCGGATCGAAGCATAGGTTTCGAAGGTGGCGCCCTGGTCGGACTGGAAGTTCCGCGCCGCTTCGATGAGGCCGATCATGCCGGCCTGGATCAGGTCGTCGATATCGACGCTGGAGGGCAGCCGCGCCGCCAGGTGGTGCGCGATGCGGCGCACCAGTTCGGCATGGCGAGCCACGATCGCGGCGGCATCACCGGTCTGCTGGGCGCGATACTGGGCGGCCCCGGTGCTCATGCACAGGCGCTCCCCTGGGCGGCGACCAGACGCTCGGTGAAGAATTCGACGTGGCCGCGCGGACCCTGTGGCGCCTGCCACTGGCCGATCTTGCGGACGATGTCACGGAACGCCAGCGACGCCGGCGCGGTGGGGAAGGCGTCGACCACCGATTCCTGCCGCTGCACCGCCAGCCGCAGCCATTCGTCGCGGGGGATCGCGCCGAGGTAGGACAGGGTCACGTCGAGGAAACGCGAGGTCACGCGCTCCAGTTTGTCGAACACCGCGCGCCCTTCGTTGACATTGGGCACCTGGTTGGCCACCACCTGGATGCGGTTCACGCCGCGGTCGCGGCTGAGCACCTTGATGAGGGCGTAGGCATCGGTCACCGACGCGGGCTCGTCGCAGACCACCAGGATCACGTCCTGCGCGGCCTGGCAGAAGGTCAGCACGCCGTCGCTGATGCCGGCCGGGGTGTCCACGATCATCACGTCCAGCGGGATGTCGAGATGCGAGAACGCGTTGACCAGGCCGACGTGCTGCTGCGGCAGCAGTTCGGTCATGTGGCGCTTGCCGGAGGCGGCCGGCACCACCAGCAGGCCGCGCGGGCCTTCGATGACGGTGTCGCGCAGTTCGCAGCGGCCGGCGAACACGTCGGCCAGGGTGAAGCGCGGCGACAGCCCCAGCATCACGTCGACGTTGGCCAGCCCCAGGTCGGTATCCAGCAGCATGGTGCGCTGGCCGGCGTTGACCAGGGCCATGGCGAGGTTGATCGAGGTGGTGGTCTTGCCCACGCCGCCTTTGCCGCCGGTCACGGCGATCACGCGGGGCGCGGTGGTGGCGTTCGCGGCGCGATGGGACTCAAGCGGATGCATGGCGGCCTTCGTCGTGGTTGGGGCTGACGCTGTTGTCGCGACGGGGGAAGTCCAGGGCGCTGGCCAGCTCCCGGGCGTCGGCCAGCTCGAGGTCCTCGGGTACCCGTTGACCGGAGGTGGTGTACGCCATCGGCAGATTATGCTGCACCAGCACCGAGAGTGCTGCCCCCGGGCGGATGCTTTCGTCCAGCTTGGTCAGGATCACCGCTTCCGGCGCCGCCGGGCGGTAGCGGCGCAGCAGTTCACCCAGATCGGCCGGATGCGCGTTCGCCGGCAGCACCAGCAGGCTGCGCACGTTGCTGGCGGCACGCACCCACAGGATCTGCCGCAGCAGGGCGCGGTCGCGCAGGCCGTGGCCGGCGGTATCGATCAGCACCAGCGGGTAATCGGCCAGCTGCTCCAGCGCGTGGGTGAGGGCTTCCGGGCCGTCGGCATCACACACGGTCACGCCCAGCCGGCGGCCGAGCACGTGCAGCTGTTCGCGTGCACCGGCGCGCTCGTTGTCGGTGCTGACCAAGGCCACGTCGCGGGCGCCGTGGCGGGCGGCATAGCGGGCCGCCAGCTTGGCGATGGTGGTGGTCTTGCCGGCGCCGGTGGGCCCGAGCAGTGCGACGATGCCGCCGCGCTCCAGCAGTTCCCCGTCGGCCACTGGCAGCTCTGTGGCCAGCGCTTCGCGCAGCGGCGACAGGATGGCTTCGGTCTGCAGGGTCGGGTCCAGGCGCTGGGCGATGCGCTGCGACAGCGCGTCATCGCAGCCGAAAGCGGCCAGCGCGTCGAGGGCAGCCGCGCGTGCGGGCGAGCCACGCAGGCGCTCGGTCGCGAACTGGCCCATCTCGCGTTCGATCACCTTGCGCATCGCCGCCAGTTCGGCGCGCAGCGCGGATACTGCCGGATCGGTTTCGATCACCCGAAGCGCGGGGGACTCGTCGGCCCGCACCGGCGTTACGGCCGCGGCGGGCGTGGCAGTCGGGACGGGAGGCTGCGCGACCAGCGGCTGGGTCGGCAGCGGCGGCGCGGCAGCGCGGCGCAGGGCCTGGGCGAAATCGGTGGGCTGGAGCGCCTCGTCATCGTCGATGCGCACGTCAATGCGCGGCGCGCCCGTGCCGGCAACGGGTTCGGGCTGCCGCGCCTGCGCGGCGACGGTCTGCGCAGCCGGTGTGGCGGCAGGGCTGGACGCGCGGGCGGCGGGCTTGAACGCGGCCATCATCTGTTCCAGTCGGCTGGCCTGGCGTTCCGGCAGCGCGGGTTTTTCCAGCGGCGGGACTTCCACACCGTCGATCCGGAACACCGCGCGTTCGCTGCCGCGGCTGGCCGCGGGGGCGCGGGCCGGGGCTTCGGCGGAGGGCGCGGGCACGTTCATGGTGCGCAGGGTCTGCTGCACCAGCGCCTCGTCGTAATCGGTGGCGGCTACCACTTCCACGCCGCCTTCTGCGACCTGGCGACTGGACAGGATCACCGCGTCGGGGCCCTGTTCGTCGCGCACCATGCGCAGCGCGGTGCGCATGTCGGGGGCGGTGAAGCGTTTGATTCTCATGGTGTTGATCCGCTATCCAGTCTGTCGGGGTGCCAAGCTCAGCCAACCGCCCCCAGCAACCGCAACCGCTTGTCTTCGGGGACTTCGCCGTAGGCCAGCACCGAAAGCTGCGGCACGCTGTGGCGTACCAGCCGCGAGATCGCCGCGCGGATCCCGCCCGGGACCAGCAGGATCGCGGGTTCGCCGCGTTGTTCCTGCCGGGCCACGCACTCGCTGAGGTTCTGGTGCAGACGCTCGGCGAGTCCGGGTTCCAACGCGGCGCCCTGGCCGCTGACCGAGTCCTGCAATATGCGTTCCAATTGCGGGGCCAGGGTGAATACCGGCAATTCCGGCGCCATCCCGTTGAGCTCCTGCACGATGAACGGGCCCAGTGCGGTGCGCACGGCGGCGGTCAGCACCGACGGGTCCTGGGTATGAATGCCGTGCTCCAGCAGCGCCTCCACGATCCGGCGCATCTGCCGCAGCGGCACTTTCTCGGTCAGCAGCGACTGCAGCACCCGCACGATCACCGACAGCGGCAGCAGCTTCGGCGTCAGGTCTTCGACGAGCTTGGGCGACGCCTTGCCGACACTGGCCAGCAGCTGCTGCACCTCGTCGTGGCCGAGCAGTTCGGCGGCGCGTTCACGCACCAGATGCGACAGGTGGGTGGCGACCACGGTGCCGGCATCGACCACCGTGTAGCCCAGCGATTCGGCGTGGGCGCGCTGGCTGGGCAGGATCCAGGTGGCATCCAGCCCGAACGCCGGGTCCTTGCCGGGGATGCCTTCCAGCGGGCCGAACACCCGGCCCGGATCCAGTGCCAGCATCCGGTCCGGATGCAGGTCGCCGCCGGCCACCGGCACCCCGTGGACCAGGATGCGGTACTGGCCCGCGGCCAGTTCGAGGTTGTCGCGCACGTGCACGGCCGGGATCAGGAAGCCCAAATCCTGGGTCAGCTTGCGGCGCACGCCCTTGAGGCGGGTCAGCAGCTCGCCACCCTGCGCCTTGTCCACCAGCGCAATCAGCTTGTAGCCCACTTCCAGGCCCAGCGGCTCCACCGGCGCCACTTCGTCCCAGCTAAGTTCCGCCACCGCGCTGGAGCCCGGGGCCGCCATGTCCTGCGCCGCCGGTTCGGCGGCCGCGTCTTCGTGCTTCTTCAAGCGCCAGGCCGCGTAACCCAGGATGCCGGCGAACAGCAGGAACGGCAGGTTGGGCATGCCCGGCACGATGCCGATCAGGCCCATCAGCGCCGCCGCCACCACCAGCGCGCGGCGCTGGCCGAACACCTGCGCGCCGACCGCGGCGCCCATTTCCTGTTCGCGGGTGGCGCGGGTGACCAGCATCGCTACCGCGGTGGACACCAGCAGCGCCGGCAGCTGCGCCACCAGGCCGTCGCCGATCGCCAGCAGGGTGTAGGTCTGCATGGCGTCGCCGAAGGCCATGTCGTGCTGCAGGATGCCGATCAGCACGCCGCCGATCAGGTTGATGAACAGGATCAGCAGGCCGGCGATGGCATCGCCGCGCACGAACTTGCTGGCACCGTCCATCGAGCCGTAGAAATCGGCTTCGTTGCGCACTTCCTCGCGACGCAGCTTGGCTTCCTCGCGGGTCAGCAGGCCGGCGTTGAGGTCGGCGTCGATCGCCATCTGCTTGCCGGGCAGGGCGTCGAGGATGAAGCGCGCCGACACTTCCGAGATGCGCCCGGAGCCCTTGGTCACGACCACGAAGTTGACGATGGTGAGGATGGCGAACACCACGATGCCGACCGCGTAGCTGCCACCCACCACGAAACTGCCGAACGATTCGATGACGTGGCCAGCCGCGGCCCCGCCCTGGTGGCCGTGCAGCAGCACCACGCGGGTGGAGGCAACGTTCAGTGACAGCCGCAGCAGCGTGACCATCAGCAGCACGCTGGGGAAGACCGAGAATTCCAGCGGGCGCTTCACGTAGACGACCGCCAGCAGCACCATCAGCGACATCGCGATGTTGACGGTGAACAGGAGGTCGAGCAGGAACGGCGGCAGCGGCACCACCACCATCGACAGCATCGCCAGCACCACCACCGGCGCCGCCGCGCCGCTGCGCATCGACTGGAGGAGCGAAGACATCGAGCTGGCGCCCTGCGCGCGGTTGTCCGGGGCGGCGCTCATCGCGGCGATTTCCCGTCATCCAGCGACGGATCCACGGCAACCGTGGCCAGCTGGGGCATCGGGCCGTGCGAAGGGTGCCAGCGGCGCAGCTGGAATACGTAGGAGAGCACCTGGGCGACGGCGGCGTAGAGCTGCACGGGGATTTCCTGGTCGAGCTTGGCGTTGCGATACAAGGCGCGTGCCAGCGGCGGCGCCGCGACTGTCGCCACCCGGTGGGCGTTGCCGATCTCGCGGATCTTCAGCGCGATCTCGTCCACCCCCATCGCCACCACCTTGGGCGCCCGCATCTTGCCGGCTTCATACTTCAGCGCCACCGCGTAGTGGGTGGGGTTGGTGACGATCACGTCGGCCTCGGGTACCGCCTCCATCATCCGCCGCTGCGACATCTGCCGGGCCAGCTGGCGGACCTTGCCCTTGACCTCCGGGTTGCCCTCGTTTTCCTTGTGCTCGTCGCGCAGCTCCTGCTTGGTCATCTTCAGCTTCTGGCGCCAGTTCCAGTGCTGGTAGGGCACGTCGGCGGCGGCCAGCAGGCCCATCGCCCCGACCACCGCGACCAGCACGTGCAGCATGAAGCCCATGCCTTCGGACACCGCCGCCTCCAGCGGCATCTTCTGCAACTGCGGGATGAAGCGCAGCGCGCGGTGCACGGCCCAGGCGCCGATGGCGCCGATGATCAGGATGCGCAGGATCTGCCGGACCAGCTCGGCCGCACCTTCTTGGCCGTAGGTGCGGCGCAGCCAGGCCATCGGGCTGAGACGGTCGAAATTGGGCTGCAGCGCCTGGTTGCTGAATACGATGCCGCCCATCGCCAGCGGCGCGATGAAGCAGGCCAGCAGCGCCACAGTGAGCAGCGGCAGTACCGGCAGCGCGGCACCGGCCACCAGCAGGGCTGCGTATTTGGGCAGACGGTCGGCGTGGCCGATCAGCGTGGGGTCGAAGCTCAGCGCGCCGCGCATCCAGCCCAGCGAGGTGCGCGCCATGTAGCCGCTGCTGGCCAGGATCGCGACCGCGGTCGCGCCCAGCACCGCAACATTGGCCAGCTCGCGCGAGCGCGGCACGTCCCCGCGTTCGCGGGCTTCGCGCAGGCGTTTGGGACTGGGGGCTTCTGTCCGGTCCTCGCGATCCGCCGACTCACTCATTCCGACTCAACCCGTGATGGCG from Thermomonas sp. XSG encodes the following:
- a CDS encoding MinD/ParA family protein, giving the protein MHPLESHRAANATTAPRVIAVTGGKGGVGKTTTSINLAMALVNAGQRTMLLDTDLGLANVDVMLGLSPRFTLADVFAGRCELRDTVIEGPRGLLVVPAASGKRHMTELLPQQHVGLVNAFSHLDIPLDVMIVDTPAGISDGVLTFCQAAQDVILVVCDEPASVTDAYALIKVLSRDRGVNRIQVVANQVPNVNEGRAVFDKLERVTSRFLDVTLSYLGAIPRDEWLRLAVQRQESVVDAFPTAPASLAFRDIVRKIGQWQAPQGPRGHVEFFTERLVAAQGSACA
- the flhF gene encoding flagellar biosynthesis protein FlhF, which gives rise to MRIKRFTAPDMRTALRMVRDEQGPDAVILSSRQVAEGGVEVVAATDYDEALVQQTLRTMNVPAPSAEAPARAPAASRGSERAVFRIDGVEVPPLEKPALPERQASRLEQMMAAFKPAARASSPAATPAAQTVAAQARQPEPVAGTGAPRIDVRIDDDEALQPTDFAQALRRAAAPPLPTQPLVAQPPVPTATPAAAVTPVRADESPALRVIETDPAVSALRAELAAMRKVIEREMGQFATERLRGSPARAAALDALAAFGCDDALSQRIAQRLDPTLQTEAILSPLREALATELPVADGELLERGGIVALLGPTGAGKTTTIAKLAARYAARHGARDVALVSTDNERAGAREQLHVLGRRLGVTVCDADGPEALTHALEQLADYPLVLIDTAGHGLRDRALLRQILWVRAASNVRSLLVLPANAHPADLGELLRRYRPAAPEAVILTKLDESIRPGAALSVLVQHNLPMAYTTSGQRVPEDLELADARELASALDFPRRDNSVSPNHDEGRHASA
- the flhA gene encoding flagellar biosynthesis protein FlhA, with protein sequence MSSLLQSMRSGAAAPVVVLAMLSMVVVPLPPFLLDLLFTVNIAMSLMVLLAVVYVKRPLEFSVFPSVLLMVTLLRLSLNVASTRVVLLHGHQGGAAAGHVIESFGSFVVGGSYAVGIVVFAILTIVNFVVVTKGSGRISEVSARFILDALPGKQMAIDADLNAGLLTREEAKLRREEVRNEADFYGSMDGASKFVRGDAIAGLLILFINLIGGVLIGILQHDMAFGDAMQTYTLLAIGDGLVAQLPALLVSTAVAMLVTRATREQEMGAAVGAQVFGQRRALVVAAALMGLIGIVPGMPNLPFLLFAGILGYAAWRLKKHEDAAAEPAAQDMAAPGSSAVAELSWDEVAPVEPLGLEVGYKLIALVDKAQGGELLTRLKGVRRKLTQDLGFLIPAVHVRDNLELAAGQYRILVHGVPVAGGDLHPDRMLALDPGRVFGPLEGIPGKDPAFGLDATWILPSQRAHAESLGYTVVDAGTVVATHLSHLVRERAAELLGHDEVQQLLASVGKASPKLVEDLTPKLLPLSVIVRVLQSLLTEKVPLRQMRRIVEALLEHGIHTQDPSVLTAAVRTALGPFIVQELNGMAPELPVFTLAPQLERILQDSVSGQGAALEPGLAERLHQNLSECVARQEQRGEPAILLVPGGIRAAISRLVRHSVPQLSVLAYGEVPEDKRLRLLGAVG
- the flhB gene encoding flagellar biosynthesis protein FlhB, encoding MSESADREDRTEAPSPKRLREARERGDVPRSRELANVAVLGATAVAILASSGYMARTSLGWMRGALSFDPTLIGHADRLPKYAALLVAGAALPVLPLLTVALLACFIAPLAMGGIVFSNQALQPNFDRLSPMAWLRRTYGQEGAAELVRQILRILIIGAIGAWAVHRALRFIPQLQKMPLEAAVSEGMGFMLHVLVAVVGAMGLLAAADVPYQHWNWRQKLKMTKQELRDEHKENEGNPEVKGKVRQLARQMSQRRMMEAVPEADVIVTNPTHYAVALKYEAGKMRAPKVVAMGVDEIALKIREIGNAHRVATVAAPPLARALYRNAKLDQEIPVQLYAAVAQVLSYVFQLRRWHPSHGPMPQLATVAVDPSLDDGKSPR